In Microbacterium esteraromaticum, the following proteins share a genomic window:
- the coaE gene encoding dephospho-CoA kinase gives MPLIALTGGIASGKSTVAARLAEHGATVIDADTIVREVQQPGGAVLDAIVAEFGREMLAADGALDRAALGARVFGDDEALQRLNAIVHPAVRAESHRRFAEALSADPASVVVYDVPLLVEARVDDPWDLIVVADAPAEERVRRMVQLRGMNEEDARRRIGAQVSDEERRAIADVVIDTSGSMDRTLAQVDALWTSLAPRA, from the coding sequence ATGCCACTCATCGCACTCACCGGGGGCATCGCCTCGGGAAAGTCGACCGTAGCCGCCCGTCTCGCCGAGCACGGTGCGACCGTCATCGACGCTGACACGATCGTGCGCGAGGTGCAGCAGCCCGGCGGCGCGGTGCTGGACGCCATCGTCGCGGAGTTCGGCCGGGAGATGCTCGCCGCCGACGGCGCACTGGACCGCGCGGCCCTCGGAGCCCGCGTTTTCGGAGACGACGAGGCTCTGCAGCGGCTGAACGCGATCGTGCATCCGGCCGTGCGCGCGGAGTCGCACCGGCGCTTTGCGGAGGCACTCTCCGCCGACCCCGCCTCGGTCGTCGTGTACGACGTGCCCCTGCTGGTGGAGGCGAGGGTCGACGACCCCTGGGATCTCATCGTGGTCGCCGACGCACCCGCTGAAGAACGTGTGCGTCGGATGGTTCAGCTTCGGGGGATGAACGAGGAAGACGCGCGCCGCCGCATCGGCGCCCAGGTGTCGGACGAGGAGCGTCGCGCGATCGCGGATGTCGTGATCGACACCTCCGGAAGCATGGACCGAACGCTCGCGCAGGTCGACGCGCTCTGGACCTCGCTGGCACCGCGAGCATGA
- the rpsA gene encoding 30S ribosomal protein S1, with the protein MTSATTAPATKQVAINDIGSAEDFLAAVEKTLKFFNDGDIIEGTIVKIDRDEVLLDVGYKTEGVIPSRELSIKHDVDPNEVVAVGDQVEALVLQKEDKEGRLILSKKRAQYERAWGDVEKIKENDGVVTGTVIEVVKGGLIVDIGLRGFLPASLIELRRVRDLTPYLGQELEAKILELDKNRNNVVLSRRALLEQTQSESRTTFLNNLHKGQVRKGVVSSIVNFGAFVDLGGVDGLVHVSELSWKHIEHASEVVEVGQEVTVEILEVDLDRERVSLSLKATQEDPWQVFARTHAIGQIAPGKVTKLVPFGAFVRVADGIEGLVHISELSSKHVELAEQVVSVGEEVFVKVIDIDLERRRISLSLKQANESVDPNGTEFDPALYGMLAEYDENGEYKYPEGFDAETGAWKEGFDAQREAWEQEYAAAQTRWEAHKAQVVKAAEAEAAAGDDFGAQTFSSDSTGAGTLADDEALAALREKLSGGNS; encoded by the coding sequence ATGACTAGCGCAACGACCGCCCCGGCCACCAAGCAGGTCGCGATCAACGACATCGGCTCTGCTGAGGACTTCCTGGCCGCGGTCGAGAAGACCCTGAAGTTCTTCAACGACGGCGACATCATCGAGGGCACGATCGTCAAGATCGACCGCGATGAGGTTCTGCTCGACGTGGGCTACAAGACCGAGGGTGTCATCCCCTCGCGCGAGCTCTCCATCAAGCACGACGTCGACCCCAATGAGGTCGTCGCCGTCGGCGACCAGGTCGAGGCCCTCGTCCTCCAGAAGGAGGACAAGGAAGGCCGCCTGATCCTGTCCAAGAAGCGCGCCCAGTACGAGCGCGCCTGGGGCGATGTCGAGAAGATCAAGGAGAACGACGGCGTCGTCACCGGCACCGTCATCGAGGTCGTCAAGGGTGGCCTCATCGTCGACATCGGACTGCGTGGCTTCCTGCCCGCGTCGCTCATCGAGCTGCGCCGCGTCCGCGACCTCACCCCGTACCTCGGCCAGGAGCTCGAGGCCAAGATCCTCGAGCTCGACAAGAACCGCAACAACGTGGTGCTCAGCCGCCGCGCGCTGCTGGAGCAGACGCAGTCGGAGTCGCGCACCACGTTCCTGAACAACCTGCACAAGGGTCAGGTCCGCAAGGGTGTCGTCTCGTCGATCGTCAACTTCGGTGCGTTCGTCGATCTGGGCGGCGTGGACGGCCTCGTGCACGTCTCCGAGCTCTCGTGGAAGCACATCGAGCACGCCTCCGAGGTCGTCGAGGTCGGCCAGGAGGTCACCGTCGAGATCCTTGAGGTCGACCTCGACCGCGAGCGCGTCTCGCTGTCGCTGAAGGCCACACAGGAGGACCCGTGGCAGGTCTTCGCCCGCACCCACGCGATCGGCCAGATCGCACCGGGCAAGGTCACCAAGCTCGTCCCGTTCGGTGCGTTCGTGCGCGTCGCAGACGGCATCGAGGGCCTCGTGCACATCTCCGAGCTCTCCAGCAAGCACGTCGAGCTGGCTGAGCAGGTCGTGTCGGTCGGCGAAGAGGTCTTCGTCAAGGTCATCGACATCGACCTCGAGCGTCGCCGCATCTCGCTGTCGCTGAAGCAGGCCAACGAGTCGGTCGACCCCAACGGCACCGAGTTCGACCCGGCTCTGTACGGCATGCTCGCCGAGTACGACGAGAACGGCGAGTACAAGTACCCGGAGGGCTTCGACGCCGAGACCGGTGCCTGGAAGGAAGGCTTCGACGCTCAGCGCGAGGCTTGGGAGCAGGAGTACGCCGCGGCTCAGACCCGCTGGGAGGCTCACAAGGCTCAGGTCGTCAAGGCTGCCGAGGCCGAGGCCGCTGCAGGCGACGACTTCGGTGCGCAGACGTTCTCGAGCGACTCGACCGGTGCCGGCACCCTGGCCGACGACGAGGCTCTCGCCGCGCTGCGCGAGAAGCTCTCGGGCGGCAACAGCTGA
- a CDS encoding 5'-3' exonuclease produces the protein MTERLMLLDTASLYFRAFFGVPDKVKAPDGSSVNATRGLLDIIAKLVTLYQPSQIIACWDDDWRPQWRVDLIPSYKAHRVVEEITASPDVEEVPDALQQQIPLIRAALGVLGIPIIGVAEHEADDVIGTLATHAALPVDIVTGDRDLFQLVDDSRDVRVIYTARGMSNLEIITDETVVAKYGVLPSQYADFATMRGDASDGLPGVKGIGEKTAATLLRAHGDLAGIRAAAAEGLLSATAATRFSEASDYLDVAPTVVEVATDLDIAAPGTALGDLTTADRDAAEALAEQWNLGTSMSRALTALASED, from the coding sequence GTGACCGAACGACTGATGCTGCTCGACACCGCCAGCCTGTACTTCCGGGCGTTCTTCGGCGTGCCCGACAAGGTGAAGGCGCCGGACGGATCGTCGGTGAATGCGACTCGCGGACTGCTCGACATCATCGCGAAGCTCGTCACGCTCTATCAGCCGTCCCAGATCATCGCGTGCTGGGACGACGACTGGCGTCCGCAGTGGCGCGTCGATCTCATCCCGAGCTACAAGGCGCATCGCGTCGTAGAGGAGATCACCGCGTCTCCCGATGTGGAGGAGGTCCCGGATGCCCTGCAGCAGCAGATCCCTCTGATCCGCGCGGCGCTCGGCGTACTCGGCATCCCGATCATCGGCGTGGCCGAGCACGAAGCCGACGACGTCATCGGCACACTGGCGACGCACGCCGCCCTTCCTGTGGACATCGTCACCGGCGACCGCGACCTGTTCCAGCTCGTCGACGACAGCCGCGACGTGCGCGTTATCTATACCGCCCGCGGCATGAGCAACCTCGAGATCATCACCGACGAGACCGTGGTCGCCAAGTACGGCGTCCTCCCCTCGCAGTACGCCGACTTCGCCACCATGCGCGGAGATGCATCCGACGGCCTTCCAGGGGTCAAGGGCATCGGCGAGAAGACCGCCGCCACCCTGCTCCGCGCGCACGGTGATCTCGCCGGCATCCGCGCTGCGGCTGCGGAGGGACTGCTCTCGGCGACCGCGGCCACCCGCTTCTCGGAAGCGTCCGACTACCTTGACGTGGCGCCGACCGTCGTCGAGGTCGCGACCGACCTCGACATCGCCGCCCCCGGCACTGCGCTGGGCGATCTGACCACGGCCGACCGGGACGCCGCGGAGGCCCTGGCCGAGCAGTGGAACCTGGGCACGTCGATGAGCCGTGCGCTCACCGCCCTGGCATCCGAGGACTGA